One Streptomyces sp. NBC_01217 genomic region harbors:
- a CDS encoding aldehyde dehydrogenase family protein, giving the protein MSDNRLSVFKTYKLYVGGKFPRSESGRVYEVSDSKGKWLANAPQSSRKDARDAVVAARKAFGGWSGATAYNRGQILYRVAEMLEGRKDQFVREVADAEGLSKSKAAAVVDAAVDRWVWYAGWTDKIGQIVGGANPVAGPFFNLSTPEPTGVVTVLAPQDSSFLGLVSVIAPVIATGNTAVVIASAHSPLPALSLGEVLATSDLPGGVVNILSGKTAEIATPLASHQDVNAIDLTGADAALAKELEIAAADNLKRVLRPPVSRHRPEKEAQSAAASSAVDEGGAFDWSADPGTHRLTAFLETKTVWHPTGALGTSGSSY; this is encoded by the coding sequence ATGTCCGATAACCGTCTGAGCGTCTTCAAGACCTACAAGCTGTACGTCGGGGGCAAGTTCCCCCGCTCCGAGAGCGGCCGGGTGTACGAGGTGTCGGACTCCAAGGGCAAGTGGCTGGCGAACGCCCCGCAGTCTTCCCGCAAGGACGCGCGCGACGCGGTCGTGGCCGCCCGCAAGGCCTTCGGCGGCTGGTCGGGCGCGACGGCGTACAACCGCGGCCAGATCCTCTACCGCGTCGCGGAGATGCTGGAGGGCCGCAAGGACCAGTTCGTACGCGAAGTGGCGGACGCGGAGGGCCTGTCGAAGTCCAAGGCGGCGGCCGTCGTGGACGCGGCGGTCGACCGCTGGGTCTGGTACGCGGGCTGGACCGACAAGATCGGCCAGATCGTGGGCGGGGCGAACCCGGTCGCGGGCCCGTTCTTCAACCTCTCCACCCCTGAGCCGACCGGTGTGGTCACGGTGCTGGCGCCCCAGGACTCCTCGTTCCTGGGCCTGGTCTCGGTGATCGCCCCGGTGATCGCGACCGGCAACACGGCGGTCGTCATCGCCTCGGCCCACTCCCCGCTGCCGGCCCTGTCCCTGGGCGAGGTGCTGGCCACCTCCGACCTGCCGGGCGGCGTGGTGAACATCCTGTCCGGGAAGACGGCGGAGATCGCGACGCCTCTCGCCTCCCACCAGGACGTGAACGCCATCGACCTCACGGGCGCGGACGCCGCGCTGGCGAAGGAGCTGGAGATCGCGGCCGCGGACAACCTGAAGCGAGTCCTTCGCCCACCCGTCTCCCGCCACCGCCCCGAGAAGGAAGCGCAAAGCGCTGCCGCCTCCTCTGCTGTGGACGAAGGCGGCGCCTTCGACTGGTCGGCCGACCCCGGCACCCACCGCCTGACGGCCTTCCTCGAAACGAAGACGGTCTGGCACCCGACGGGCGCACTGGGCACCTCGGGGTCCTCGTACTGA
- a CDS encoding aldehyde dehydrogenase family protein, producing MASAFEYAPAPESRSVVDIAPSYGLFIDGEFTEAADGKVFKTVSPSSEEVLSEVAQAGAADVDRAVKAARKAFEKWSALPGSERAKYLFRIARIIQERSRELAVLETLDNGKPIKETRDADLPLVAAHFFYYAGWADKLDHAGYGANPRPLGVAGQIIPWNFPLLMLAWKIAPALATGNTVVLKPAETTPLSALFFADICRQAGLPKGVVNILTGYGDAGAALVEHEDVNKIAFTGSTAVGKAIARRIAGTDKKVTLELGGKGANIVFDDAPLDQAVEGIVTGIFFNQGQVCCAGSRLLVQESIQDELLDSLKRRLSTLRLGDPLDKNTDIGAINSAEQLARITALAETGEAEGAERWSAPCELPSSGYWFAPTLFTNVTQAHTIARDEIFGPVLSVLSFRTPDEAVAKANNSQYGLSAGIWTEKGSRILAVANKLRAGVVWANTFNKFDPTSPFGGYKESGFGREGGRHGLEAYLDVR from the coding sequence ATGGCATCTGCATTCGAGTACGCCCCCGCCCCCGAGTCGCGCTCGGTCGTCGACATCGCGCCCTCGTACGGGCTCTTCATCGACGGCGAGTTCACCGAGGCGGCCGACGGCAAGGTCTTCAAGACGGTCTCCCCGTCGTCCGAGGAGGTCCTCTCCGAGGTCGCCCAGGCCGGCGCCGCGGACGTCGACCGGGCCGTGAAGGCGGCCCGCAAGGCGTTCGAGAAGTGGTCGGCGCTGCCCGGCTCCGAGCGCGCCAAGTACCTCTTCCGGATCGCCCGGATCATCCAGGAGCGCAGCCGCGAGCTCGCCGTTCTCGAAACCCTCGACAACGGCAAGCCGATCAAGGAGACCCGCGACGCGGACCTCCCGCTGGTCGCGGCGCACTTCTTCTACTACGCGGGCTGGGCCGACAAGCTGGACCACGCCGGTTACGGCGCGAACCCCCGCCCCCTCGGCGTCGCGGGCCAGATCATCCCCTGGAACTTCCCGCTCCTCATGCTCGCGTGGAAGATCGCCCCGGCGCTCGCCACCGGCAACACGGTGGTCCTCAAGCCCGCCGAGACGACGCCGCTGTCCGCACTGTTCTTCGCGGACATCTGCCGCCAGGCCGGCCTGCCCAAGGGCGTCGTGAACATCCTCACCGGATACGGGGACGCGGGCGCCGCCCTCGTCGAGCACGAGGACGTCAACAAGATCGCCTTCACCGGCTCGACCGCGGTCGGCAAGGCCATCGCCCGCCGGATCGCCGGTACGGACAAGAAGGTCACCCTCGAACTGGGCGGCAAGGGCGCCAACATCGTCTTCGACGACGCCCCGCTCGACCAGGCCGTCGAGGGCATCGTCACCGGCATCTTCTTCAACCAGGGCCAGGTCTGCTGCGCGGGCTCGCGCCTCCTGGTCCAGGAGTCGATCCAGGACGAGCTGCTGGACTCCCTGAAGCGACGGCTGTCCACACTGCGCCTCGGCGACCCGCTGGACAAGAACACCGACATCGGTGCGATCAACTCCGCGGAGCAGCTCGCCCGGATCACCGCGCTCGCCGAGACGGGCGAGGCGGAGGGCGCCGAACGCTGGTCCGCCCCCTGCGAACTCCCCTCCTCCGGCTACTGGTTCGCCCCGACGCTCTTCACGAACGTCACCCAGGCGCACACCATCGCCCGCGACGAGATCTTCGGCCCGGTGCTCTCCGTGCTGTCGTTCCGTACGCCCGACGAGGCGGTCGCCAAGGCCAACAACAGCCAGTACGGCCTCTCGGCCGGGATCTGGACGGAGAAGGGCTCCCGCATCCTCGCGGTGGCGAACAAGCTCCGGGCGGGAGTCGTCTGGGCCAACACGTTCAACAAGTTCGACCCGACCTCGCCCTTCGGCGGCTACAAGGAGTCGGGCTTCGGCCGCGAAGGCGGCCGTCACGGCCTGGAGGCGTACCTCGATGTCCGATAA
- the deoC gene encoding deoxyribose-phosphate aldolase, which translates to MPTTAPAFSDATASDSALRRFLHGLPGVDAVGLEARAASLGTRSIKTTAKAYAIDLAISMIDLTTLEGADTPGKVRALAAKAVNPDPTDRTTPRTAAVCVYPDMAATAVAALAGSGVKVASVATAFPAGRAALDIKLADVRDAVAAGADEIDMVIDRGAFLSGRYLKVYEEILAVKAECARADGTDARLKVIFETGELSTYDNIRRASWLGMLAGADFIKTSTGKVGTNATPANTLLMLEAVRDFRQQTGVQIGVKPAGGIRTSKDAIKFLVLVNETAGEDWLDNHWFRFGASSLLNDLLMQRQKLSTGRYSGPDYVTVD; encoded by the coding sequence ATGCCCACCACTGCTCCGGCATTCTCCGACGCGACCGCGTCCGACAGTGCGCTGCGCCGCTTCCTGCACGGGCTGCCCGGCGTCGACGCCGTCGGCCTCGAAGCGCGCGCCGCGTCCCTCGGTACCCGTTCGATCAAGACGACGGCCAAGGCCTACGCCATCGACCTGGCCATCTCGATGATCGACCTGACGACGCTGGAAGGCGCGGACACCCCGGGCAAGGTCCGGGCTCTCGCCGCCAAGGCCGTCAATCCCGACCCGACCGACCGCACGACCCCGCGCACCGCCGCGGTCTGCGTCTATCCCGACATGGCGGCGACCGCCGTCGCCGCGCTGGCCGGTTCCGGCGTGAAGGTGGCGTCCGTGGCGACGGCCTTCCCCGCCGGCCGCGCCGCGCTCGACATCAAGCTCGCGGACGTCCGCGACGCCGTGGCCGCCGGGGCCGACGAGATCGACATGGTGATCGACCGGGGCGCCTTCCTCTCCGGCCGCTATCTCAAGGTGTACGAGGAGATCCTCGCCGTGAAGGCCGAGTGCGCCCGTGCCGATGGCACCGACGCCCGCCTCAAGGTCATCTTCGAGACCGGCGAGCTGTCCACGTACGACAACATCCGCCGCGCCTCCTGGCTCGGCATGCTGGCGGGCGCGGACTTCATCAAGACGTCGACCGGCAAGGTCGGCACGAACGCCACGCCCGCGAACACCCTGCTGATGCTGGAGGCCGTGCGCGACTTCCGGCAGCAGACCGGCGTACAGATCGGTGTGAAGCCGGCCGGTGGCATCCGCACCTCCAAGGACGCGATCAAGTTCCTCGTGCTGGTGAACGAGACCGCGGGCGAGGACTGGCTGGACAACCACTGGTTCCGCTTCGGCGCCTCCAGCCTGCTGAACGATCTGCTGATGCAGCGCCAGAAGCTCAGCACCGGCCGTTACTCCGGCCCCGATTACGTGACGGTGGACTGA
- a CDS encoding PH domain-containing protein, with the protein MTSPTPPAEPTYADRTFRSSAGIVGGVLLLLLICWIGGDALFRGHGRVPWQALAGLLTTVPLVVAFTLRPVVLANEQRIKIRNPFRTITMPWTAVADLRAGYSSELFTEDGTKYQLWAVPVSLRQRKRAARQQSRQSLDDPYGRTSVHADVRDSKSRKATADQAVEDLRTMAEGAKTAAAASAKSSQASSASASASAASSVSVRWAYEVIAPAVVGAVLLVVLYATG; encoded by the coding sequence ATGACGAGCCCCACACCACCCGCCGAGCCGACCTACGCCGACCGGACCTTCCGGTCGTCCGCCGGGATCGTCGGGGGTGTCCTGCTGCTTCTTCTCATCTGCTGGATCGGCGGGGACGCCTTGTTCCGGGGCCACGGCCGGGTGCCGTGGCAGGCGCTGGCCGGGCTGCTGACCACGGTGCCGCTGGTCGTCGCGTTCACGCTGCGGCCCGTCGTCCTCGCCAACGAGCAGCGCATCAAGATCCGTAACCCGTTCCGGACGATCACCATGCCGTGGACCGCGGTCGCGGATCTGCGGGCCGGGTATTCGAGCGAGCTGTTCACCGAGGACGGCACCAAGTACCAGCTGTGGGCGGTACCGGTGTCGCTGCGGCAGCGGAAGAGGGCGGCCAGGCAGCAGTCCCGGCAGTCGCTGGACGACCCGTACGGCCGGACCTCCGTGCATGCCGACGTACGCGACAGCAAGTCCCGGAAGGCGACGGCAGACCAGGCGGTGGAGGACCTGCGGACGATGGCGGAAGGGGCGAAGACGGCGGCGGCCGCGTCCGCGAAGTCCTCGCAGGCTTCTTCCGCTTCCGCTTCCGCTTCGGCGGCTTCTTCGGTCTCGGTGCGCTGGGCGTACGAGGTGATCGCACCGGCAGTGGTGGGCGCGGTGCTGCTGGTCGTGCTGTACGCGACCGGCTGA
- a CDS encoding GNAT family N-acetyltransferase, with product MPTLPTPPTAPRPELRRIIAFLSGFARRQAARTVELPGGFAVYDDAFAHSRANNGLLIDRAVDAEALPALADEALGHLPHRLIHVLDDETGTACAGPLIRAGYAHSVELVMLHTGPVPAGGHGEVVDLDAIRLPLTRRWQDFLPDADGEVIRHLVERREARRRGADIVHFIGARTQEGEVASWADLYLEPATGIAQIEDLVTSQARLGRGHADAVLATALRLAADADCGTRFLIADAADWPRHWYERRGFSVVGRSHCFERG from the coding sequence ATGCCGACCCTGCCGACCCCACCGACCGCGCCGCGCCCGGAACTCCGGCGGATCATCGCCTTCCTGTCGGGCTTCGCCCGCCGCCAGGCCGCGCGCACCGTCGAACTCCCGGGCGGATTCGCCGTGTACGACGACGCCTTCGCCCACTCCCGCGCGAACAACGGGCTCCTCATCGACCGGGCCGTCGACGCCGAGGCCCTGCCCGCCCTCGCGGACGAGGCACTGGGGCATCTGCCGCACCGGCTGATCCACGTCCTCGACGACGAGACCGGGACGGCGTGTGCCGGTCCGCTGATCCGGGCCGGTTACGCCCACTCCGTCGAACTGGTCATGCTGCACACGGGCCCGGTACCGGCCGGTGGCCACGGGGAGGTGGTGGACCTCGACGCGATCCGGCTTCCGCTCACCCGGCGCTGGCAGGACTTCCTTCCGGACGCCGACGGCGAGGTGATACGCCACCTGGTCGAGAGGCGCGAGGCCCGCCGCCGGGGCGCCGACATCGTGCACTTCATCGGTGCCCGTACGCAGGAGGGCGAGGTCGCCTCATGGGCCGACCTCTATCTGGAGCCCGCGACGGGCATCGCCCAGATCGAGGACCTGGTCACCTCACAGGCCCGTCTCGGGCGCGGCCACGCGGACGCCGTCCTGGCCACCGCCCTGCGCCTGGCCGCCGACGCGGACTGCGGTACGAGGTTCCTGATCGCCGATGCGGCCGACTGGCCGCGCCACTGGTACGAGCGCCGCGGCTTCTCGGTCGTCGGCCGGTCGCACTGCTTCGAACGCGGCTGA
- a CDS encoding dihydrofolate reductase family protein, whose amino-acid sequence MRIVITEFISLDGVVQAPGGPEEDTDGGFAHGGWSHPFFDPEVVGATFDDALSRAEALLFGRRTWQTMAAAWPERAGDPFADRMNAIPKYVVSDTLGDSEPAWANTTLVPGGDKAFARIRELRASDGGDLLVMGSPTLARTLLSEGLVDELRLMIMPVLLGGGKSIFPADGALHTLELVSTVTSGAGVNVCTYRPVAEG is encoded by the coding sequence ATGCGCATCGTGATCACTGAATTCATCAGCCTGGACGGCGTCGTGCAGGCGCCGGGCGGCCCCGAAGAGGACACCGACGGCGGCTTCGCCCACGGCGGCTGGTCGCACCCGTTCTTCGACCCGGAGGTGGTCGGCGCCACCTTCGACGACGCGCTGTCCAGGGCCGAGGCGCTGCTGTTCGGCCGTCGTACGTGGCAGACGATGGCCGCAGCGTGGCCCGAGCGGGCCGGGGACCCGTTCGCCGACCGGATGAACGCCATCCCGAAGTACGTCGTCTCGGACACGCTCGGCGACTCCGAGCCGGCCTGGGCCAACACCACCCTCGTCCCCGGCGGCGACAAGGCCTTCGCCCGCATCCGCGAGCTGCGCGCGTCCGACGGCGGCGACCTGCTCGTCATGGGGAGCCCCACGCTCGCGCGCACCCTCCTGAGCGAGGGACTGGTCGACGAGCTGCGGCTGATGATCATGCCGGTGCTCCTCGGCGGCGGTAAGTCGATCTTCCCTGCGGACGGTGCCCTGCACACGCTTGAGCTGGTATCGACGGTCACCAGCGGCGCGGGCGTCAATGTGTGCACCTACCGGCCGGTCGCCGAGGGGTGA
- a CDS encoding GNAT family N-acetyltransferase: MSFTLAGPVLEGALVRLEPLDHRHAADLAVAAQEDRSSFRFTWVPTAAEVGRYIDTQLARAAAGQLAPYAQVDRASGRAVGATSYWDPRPWPTGDDGLCAIEVGFTWLARSAQGTGLNPEAKLLLFRHAFETWGVARVDLKTDARNSRSRAAIEAVGARFEGVLRNSSRSWVPGEDGRLRDTAIFSIIDTEWPDCRSRLEERVAANPDRRRSQVIESARCVRGDEFGAVRQSSLPYTPSEKEGESPCAS; encoded by the coding sequence ATGAGTTTCACGCTTGCCGGGCCGGTCCTCGAAGGCGCACTCGTGCGTCTGGAGCCGCTGGACCACCGCCACGCGGCGGACCTGGCCGTGGCGGCGCAGGAGGACCGGAGCAGCTTCCGGTTCACCTGGGTACCCACGGCGGCCGAGGTCGGCCGGTACATCGACACCCAGCTCGCCCGCGCCGCCGCCGGTCAGCTCGCGCCGTACGCACAGGTGGACAGGGCGTCGGGGCGGGCGGTCGGGGCCACGTCCTACTGGGATCCACGGCCGTGGCCGACGGGGGACGACGGCCTGTGCGCGATCGAGGTCGGTTTCACCTGGCTCGCGAGGTCGGCCCAGGGCACGGGGCTGAACCCCGAGGCCAAGCTCCTGCTGTTCCGGCACGCGTTCGAGACCTGGGGCGTGGCGCGCGTCGACCTGAAGACGGACGCGCGCAACAGCCGCTCGCGGGCCGCGATCGAGGCGGTGGGCGCCCGGTTCGAGGGCGTACTGCGGAACTCGTCCCGGTCGTGGGTGCCCGGCGAGGACGGGCGGCTCCGTGACACCGCGATCTTCTCGATCATCGACACGGAGTGGCCGGACTGCCGGTCGCGGCTGGAGGAGCGGGTGGCGGCGAACCCGGATCGCCGTCGGTCACAGGTGATCGAGTCCGCGCGATGCGTTCGGGGCGATGAGTTCGGGGCCGTACGGCAGTCTTCATTGCCGTACACCCCGAGTGAGAAAGAGGGAGAGTCCCCATGCGCATCGTGA
- a CDS encoding alpha/beta fold hydrolase encodes MPTFLAPDGTRLAYRVLGDGDPLVCIPGGPTDSRYLGDLGGLSAHRRLIVPDLRGTGRSARPEDPSSYRCDRLVDDVEALRAHLGLPRTDLLGHSAGANIAAQYAARHPENVGKLALIGPGTRAVGMEITGETRRELARLRKDEPWFPAAFAALEAITGGAGSDWEAISPFFYGRWDAAAQKHHAAGQPDNEQAVALFAAEGAFTPEITRAALAAFEAPVLLLAGEFDLNSPPRSAAEFAGLFPDATLVVQPGAGHYPWLDDADRFTAATAAFLG; translated from the coding sequence ATGCCCACCTTCTTGGCACCTGACGGAACCCGGCTCGCCTACCGCGTACTCGGGGACGGCGACCCGCTCGTCTGCATCCCGGGAGGCCCGACGGACTCCCGCTATCTCGGCGACCTCGGCGGCCTGTCCGCGCACCGCCGGCTGATCGTCCCGGACCTGCGCGGCACCGGGCGGTCCGCGAGGCCCGAGGACCCCTCCTCCTACCGTTGCGACCGCCTCGTGGACGACGTCGAGGCGCTCCGCGCACACCTCGGACTCCCCCGGACGGATCTGCTCGGCCACTCGGCCGGTGCGAACATCGCGGCGCAGTACGCGGCCCGGCATCCGGAGAACGTCGGCAAGCTCGCCCTGATCGGCCCCGGCACCCGAGCCGTCGGCATGGAGATCACCGGCGAGACACGGCGCGAGCTCGCGCGGCTCCGGAAGGACGAACCGTGGTTCCCGGCGGCGTTCGCCGCCCTGGAGGCGATCACCGGGGGCGCCGGCAGCGACTGGGAGGCCATCAGCCCCTTCTTCTACGGCCGCTGGGACGCCGCGGCGCAAAAGCACCATGCGGCCGGTCAGCCGGACAACGAGCAAGCCGTCGCCCTCTTCGCGGCCGAGGGCGCCTTCACCCCGGAGATCACGCGTGCGGCGCTCGCCGCCTTCGAGGCCCCCGTCCTCCTGCTCGCCGGGGAGTTCGACCTGAACAGCCCGCCCCGGTCGGCGGCCGAGTTCGCGGGACTGTTCCCCGACGCCACGCTCGTGGTGCAGCCGGGGGCGGGCCACTACCCCTGGCTCGACGACGCCGACCGGTTCACGGCGGCCACTGCGGCGTTCCTGGGCTGA
- a CDS encoding sigma-70 family RNA polymerase sigma factor: MTGEESKPPIPGALTEEQAERMLAGMNEVIRAGEEMRKLRAEMIQLFAGFGWTQDRIARLADMSQPAVSKQMAKGGTGDRPPPMDLSHDQWDTPWLEGRLWGLAEEISETLDDTARCTRHVDAIARGKKRFTPQNVDELRRLVEADLMLRRTQLPGSYRDAYDEISRGLDVPPKTPPTLPATASASVRRALAHRIQRDRLSGEA, encoded by the coding sequence ATGACAGGTGAGGAGAGCAAGCCCCCGATCCCCGGGGCGCTGACCGAGGAACAGGCCGAGCGGATGCTCGCCGGCATGAACGAGGTCATCCGCGCAGGCGAGGAGATGCGGAAGCTGCGCGCCGAAATGATCCAGCTGTTCGCCGGCTTCGGCTGGACACAGGACAGGATCGCCCGCCTCGCGGACATGAGTCAGCCCGCCGTGTCCAAGCAGATGGCGAAGGGCGGGACCGGTGACCGGCCGCCTCCGATGGACCTCTCCCACGACCAGTGGGACACCCCATGGCTCGAAGGACGCCTGTGGGGCCTCGCCGAGGAGATCTCCGAGACCCTGGACGACACCGCCCGCTGCACCCGCCATGTCGATGCCATCGCCCGGGGAAAGAAGCGCTTCACGCCCCAGAACGTCGACGAGCTGCGGCGCCTCGTCGAAGCGGACCTGATGCTGCGGCGGACACAACTGCCAGGCAGCTACCGCGACGCGTACGACGAGATCAGCCGCGGCCTGGACGTCCCCCCGAAGACACCCCCCACGCTCCCCGCGACCGCCTCGGCCTCGGTGCGCAGGGCTCTCGCTCACCGGATCCAGCGCGACCGGCTCAGCGGCGAGGCGTAG
- a CDS encoding helix-turn-helix transcriptional regulator, which yields MRAGRLISLLLLLQSRGRMTAHQLAAELEVSVRTVYRDVEALATAGIPLYGDAGHGGGYQLLDGYRTRLTGLTADEAQAAFLAGLPGPAAELGLGEVLAAAQLKLRAALPAQLREQAGRIQERFHLDAPSWYGGVDETPHLAAVAAAVWDRHAVWVRYRRWKAPTEVERRLEPYGLVLKAGRWYLVAAGGGGGARTYRVDQILELRSLDERFESPAGFDLAAHWHERLTDFHARLHTAQAVVRLSPHGVARVREHLGHAADRAVTDGGAVEADGWTRAAVPIESLDHAHGEFLGLGTDVEVLEPPELRARLAATVRELADRYGAQPLPGDPRAAAPAAPPPTPPADR from the coding sequence ATGCGCGCCGGCCGACTGATCTCGCTGCTCCTGCTCCTGCAGAGCCGGGGGCGGATGACGGCACATCAGCTCGCCGCCGAGCTGGAGGTCTCGGTCCGGACGGTCTACCGGGACGTCGAGGCGCTCGCCACGGCAGGCATTCCGCTGTACGGGGATGCCGGGCACGGCGGCGGCTACCAGCTGCTCGACGGGTACCGCACCCGGCTGACGGGGCTCACGGCCGATGAGGCGCAGGCCGCCTTCCTGGCCGGACTGCCCGGCCCGGCGGCCGAGTTGGGTCTCGGCGAGGTGCTGGCCGCCGCCCAGCTCAAACTGCGGGCCGCCCTTCCGGCGCAGCTGCGGGAGCAGGCCGGGCGGATCCAGGAGCGCTTCCACCTCGACGCACCCAGCTGGTACGGCGGAGTGGACGAGACACCGCATCTGGCGGCCGTCGCCGCCGCGGTCTGGGACCGGCACGCGGTGTGGGTCCGCTACCGCCGGTGGAAGGCGCCCACCGAGGTCGAACGGCGGCTGGAGCCATACGGGCTGGTACTCAAGGCCGGCCGCTGGTACCTGGTCGCCGCCGGGGGCGGTGGTGGCGCGCGTACGTACCGCGTCGACCAGATCCTCGAACTACGGTCCCTGGACGAGCGGTTCGAGTCACCCGCGGGCTTCGACCTGGCTGCCCACTGGCATGAGCGGCTCACCGACTTCCACGCCCGGCTGCACACGGCGCAGGCGGTGGTGCGGCTGTCGCCGCACGGTGTCGCCCGGGTCCGCGAACACCTGGGCCACGCGGCCGACCGTGCGGTCACGGACGGCGGGGCGGTGGAAGCGGACGGCTGGACCAGAGCGGCCGTGCCCATCGAGTCCCTCGACCACGCCCACGGCGAGTTCCTGGGCCTGGGCACCGACGTGGAGGTCCTCGAACCACCCGAGCTGCGAGCCCGCCTCGCGGCGACCGTCCGCGAACTCGCCGACCGGTACGGGGCTCAGCCCCTGCCCGGAGACCCGCGCGCCGCAGCGCCCGCCGCACCACCTCCCACTCCACCGGCCGACCGGTGA
- a CDS encoding NIPSNAP family protein → MTIVELRQYTLRPGARDTLIELFEREFVTGQEAVGITVGGRFRDLDDPDRFVWLRSFPDMDGRARALRAFYHGPVWQGHREAANATMLDSDDVLLLRGPGFSAPDGAGPVVATICHPVDADAFAGHFEQHLRPELADRTPPLAVHRTEHAENTFPALPVRTGEDVVLWFTTGDTAPLPDLSAYLKSAPQQLRLAPVPPRS, encoded by the coding sequence GTGACCATCGTCGAACTCCGGCAGTACACCCTCCGCCCGGGCGCCCGCGACACCCTGATCGAGCTCTTCGAGCGGGAGTTCGTGACCGGGCAGGAGGCCGTGGGCATCACCGTCGGCGGCCGGTTCCGGGATCTGGACGACCCGGACCGCTTCGTCTGGCTGCGCAGCTTCCCGGACATGGACGGGCGGGCGCGAGCGCTGCGGGCCTTCTACCACGGCCCCGTCTGGCAGGGGCACCGCGAGGCGGCCAACGCGACCATGCTGGACTCGGACGACGTACTCCTGCTGCGCGGACCGGGCTTCAGCGCCCCGGACGGCGCCGGGCCGGTCGTCGCGACCATCTGCCATCCCGTGGACGCCGACGCCTTCGCCGGCCACTTCGAGCAGCATCTGCGCCCGGAACTCGCCGACAGAACACCGCCGTTGGCGGTGCACCGCACCGAGCACGCGGAGAACACGTTCCCCGCCCTGCCCGTGCGGACGGGTGAGGACGTCGTGCTGTGGTTCACCACGGGGGACACGGCGCCCCTGCCGGACCTCTCGGCGTACCTGAAGTCCGCGCCGCAGCAACTGCGTCTGGCGCCGGTGCCTCCACGCTCCTAG
- the pstC gene encoding phosphate ABC transporter permease subunit PstC, which produces MTRDTSGTEATGVPDLPRRLYADPGLPDRVFRGVARSGGGLVLAVMLLVGGFLLYRAWQALSRAGWSFLTTEAWEPDAGRFGIAAVLVGTVLIALVAVAVAVPLAIGGALYISEYAPPRLRRTLISVVDLMAAVPSVVYGLWGLFFFEGKILPTARWIATYLGWIPLFRVDGADPSDPLAPESVYTSSTLVAGVVVALMVAPIACSVMREVFSQAPVGEREGAYALGATRWGMIRSVVLPFGKGGMIGGTMLGLGRALGETIGVYLIISPVFEIQWHVLQSGASSVAALIALRYGEASEFGMSALMAAGLALFLMTLVVNFAASSIVARSRSGAASE; this is translated from the coding sequence GTGACGAGAGATACGAGTGGGACCGAGGCGACCGGGGTACCGGACCTGCCCCGGAGGCTGTACGCGGACCCGGGGCTGCCCGACCGCGTCTTTCGGGGGGTGGCCCGCAGCGGCGGCGGGCTGGTGCTCGCGGTCATGCTGCTGGTCGGCGGGTTTCTGCTCTACCGGGCCTGGCAGGCGCTGTCCCGGGCCGGCTGGTCGTTCCTGACGACCGAGGCATGGGAGCCGGACGCAGGCCGTTTCGGGATCGCCGCCGTGCTCGTGGGGACGGTGCTCATCGCGCTGGTGGCCGTCGCCGTCGCCGTACCGCTGGCGATCGGCGGGGCGCTGTACATCTCCGAGTACGCGCCGCCCCGGCTGCGCCGCACACTGATCAGTGTCGTCGACCTGATGGCCGCCGTGCCGTCCGTCGTCTACGGGCTGTGGGGGCTGTTCTTCTTCGAAGGGAAGATCCTCCCCACCGCCCGCTGGATCGCGACCTATCTGGGCTGGATCCCGCTCTTCCGTGTCGACGGCGCCGATCCGTCCGACCCGCTCGCGCCGGAGAGCGTCTACACGTCCTCCACGCTGGTCGCGGGCGTCGTCGTGGCGCTGATGGTCGCGCCGATCGCCTGCTCGGTGATGCGCGAGGTGTTCTCGCAGGCGCCGGTCGGTGAACGCGAGGGCGCGTACGCGCTGGGCGCCACCCGCTGGGGCATGATCCGCAGCGTCGTCCTGCCGTTCGGCAAGGGCGGCATGATCGGCGGCACCATGCTCGGACTCGGCCGGGCGCTCGGCGAGACCATCGGGGTCTACCTGATCATCTCGCCGGTCTTCGAGATCCAGTGGCACGTCCTGCAGAGCGGGGCCAGTTCGGTCGCCGCGCTGATCGCCCTGCGCTACGGCGAGGCCAGCGAGTTCGGCATGTCGGCCCTGATGGCCGCGGGCCTCGCGCTCTTCCTGATGACGCTCGTCGTCAACTTCGCCGCGTCGTCGATCGTCGCCCGCAGCCGGTCCGGCGCGGCGAGTGAATAG